The Callospermophilus lateralis isolate mCalLat2 chromosome 3, mCalLat2.hap1, whole genome shotgun sequence genome has a segment encoding these proteins:
- the Sstr1 gene encoding somatostatin receptor type 1, which translates to MFPNGTASSSSSSPSPSPGSCSAGGCGRGPGAGSADGMEEPGRNASQNGTLSEGQGSAILISFIYSVVCLVGLCGNSMVIYVILRYAKMKTATNIYILNLAIADELLMLSVPFLVTSTLLRHWPFGALLCRLVLSVDAVNMFTSIYCLTVLSVDRYVAVVHPIKAARYRRPTVAKVVNLGVWVLSLLVILPIVVFSRTAANSDGTVACNMLMPEPAQRWLVGFVLYTFLMGFLLPVGAICLCYVLIIAKMRMVALKAGWQQRKRSERKITLMVMMVVMVFVICWMPFYVVQLVNVFAEQDDATVSQLSVILGYANSCANPILYGFLSDNFKRSFQRILCLSWMDNAAEEPVDYYATALKSRAYSVEDFQPENLESGGVFRNGTCTSRITTL; encoded by the coding sequence ATGTTCCCCAATGGCAccgcctcctcttcttcctcctctcctagCCCCAGCCCGGGCAGCTGCAGCGCAGGCGGCTGCGGCAGGGGCCCCGGGGCTGGCTCTGCGGACGGCATGGAGGAGCCAGGGCGAAACGCGTCCCAGAATGGGACCTTAAGCGAGGGCCAGGGGAGCGCAATTCTCATCTCTTTCATCTACTCCGTGGTGTGCCTGGTGGGGCTGTGTGGGAACTCCATGGTCATCTACGTGATCCTGCGCTACGCCAAAATGAAGACGGCCACCAACATCTACATCCTAAACCTGGCCATTGCTGATGAGCTGCTCATGCTCAGCGTGCCCTTTTTGGTCACCTCCACGTTGTTGCGCCACTGGCCTTTCGGCGCGCTGCTCTGCCGCCTCGTGCTCAGCGTGGATGCGGTCAACATGTTCACGAGCATCTACTGTCTGACTGTACTCAGTGTGGACCGCTATGTGGCCGTGGTGCACCCCATCAAAGCAGCCCGCTACCGCCGCCCCACAGTGGCCAAAGTGGTGAACCTGGGCGTGTGGGTACTATCTCTGCTTGTCATCTTGCCCATTGTGGTCTTCTCACGCACCGCGGCCAACAGCGATGGCACGGTGGCCTGCAACATGCTCATGCCTGAGCCTGCCCAGCGCTGGTTGGTGGGCTTCGTGTTGTATACATTTCTTATGGGCTTCCTGCTGCCCGTCGGGGCCATCTGCCTGTGCTATGTGCTCATTATCGCCAAGATGCGCATGGTGGCCCTCAAGGCCGGCTGGCAGCAGCGCAAACGCTCGGAGCGCAAGATCACTTTAATGGTGATGATGGTCGTGATGGTGTTTGTCATATGCTGGATGCCTTTCTACGTGGTGCAGCTGGTCAACGTGTTCGCTGAGCAGGACGACGCCACGGTGAGCCAGTTGTCGGTCATCCTTGGCTACGCCAACAGCTGCGCCAATCCCATACTTTATGGTTTCCTCTCGGACAACTTCAAGCGCTCTTTCCAGCGCATCTTGTGCCTCAGCTGGATGGACAACGCAGCCGAGGAGCCAGTCGACTACTATGCCACTGCCCTCAAAAGCAGAGCCTACAGCGTCGAGGACTTTCAGCCTGAGAACCTGGAGTCCGGTGGTGTCTTTCGTAATGGCACCTGCACTTCCCGGATCACGACTCTTTGA